A stretch of DNA from Streptomyces rubradiris:
GGGGTTGAAGGCGCCGTCGACCAGCAGCCCCCACACGTTGCCGAACGAGACGTGACCGACCAGGTCCTCGATGTCGACGCCCCGGTAGCGCAGGGCGCCGCCCTCCTTGTCCGGTTCGGCGATCTCCGTCTCGAACGCGACGACTCCTTCGAGCCCGGGTACGAAGTCGGACATCAGGCGGCTCCTCGTGAAGTGTGGCGGTGGTCATCCCGGTGATGCCTCGGCGCGCCGGCGGTCACCCATGGTCAACCCAACCGCAAAGGGAGCAGCACGATAACGCCCGGTGCCACGGTTGGGGAGACCACACGACACCGCGTGCCATACCCGTTCTATACGGCAAGATGACCGCGTGACCGATCGCGACCCGCTTCCGGACCCCGTTCTCGACCCCGCTGCCATGCGCAAGCAGTACCGGGCCGACGGCCTCGCCGAGGAGGACCTCGCCACCCATCCGATGGACCAGTTCGCCCGCTGGTTCGAGGACGCCGCCCGGGCCGCGCTGCACGGGACGCTCTACGAGCCCAACGCCATGGTCGTCTCCACGGTGGACGCGGCCGGCCGCCCCAGCTCCCGCACGGTCCTGCTGAAGCAGTACGACACCGAGGGCTTCGTCTTCTACACCAACTACGGCTCGCGCAAGGCCCTCGACCTCGCCGGGAACCCGCACGTCTCGCTGCTCTTCCCCTGGCACCCGCTGGCCCGCCAGGTCATCGTCACCGGCACCGCCCGGCGCACCGGCCGCGACGAGACCGCCGCCTACTTCCGCACCCGCCCGCACGGCTCCCAGCTGGGCGCCTGGGCCAGCGCCCAGTCCACGGTGATCGCCTCGCGCTCGGAACTGGACGCCGCCTACGCCGAACTCGAGGCCCGCTACCCGGAGGACGAACAGGTCCCGGTGCCCCCGCACTGGGGCGGCTTCCGGATCACCCCGGAGACGGTCGAGTTCTGGCAGGGCCGCGCCAACCGCCTCCACGACCGGCTGCGTTACACCGCCCGGCCGGACGGCACCTGGACGGTGGAGCGCCTCAGCCCCTGACTCGGGGGGCACGCGCGGGCAGGGGGCGCGGAAAACGCAGACGACCCGCGGGCTGGGTTCCTCCAGGGAGGAGCCGGCCGGACGTACCGGCAGCCCGCGGGTCGGGTGACTGCTTGGGATTGGGCCGGCTGCGCGCATCTCTCACGCGCTGGTCCGGCACCGCACATGGTGTGGTGTCGGGCCGCTAGCCCGCAGCCACCTCACGCGTCCGGTTGTCATACATCTGCCGAACCACCTCCCTTCTCGTGTACCGACAGCGTAAGAAGCACCCGGGACGCACTCAACTGTTTTTTCTTGCGGGAACAGGGTGTGTGCTGGGTCACGTTCCAGTTGAATGAAGGCCGGTGAGGGAACCGGGCGCCGTGTGTACGGGCGCGCAGGCAGTTTCCAGGGGGTCCAGGTGAGTGCTTCGCGGCGGAGTGGGGCCACGGACGAGCTGGGGCCGGACGAGCCCGGTGCGCCGGGCTCCGACCTGCTGGCCGCACTGCTCGACGGGATGGACGCGGCGTTGTGCGCGTTCGACGCCGACGGGGTCGTCACGCACTGGAACCGGGAGGCCGAGCGGATCCTCGGCTGGACGGCCGCCGAGGCCGTCGGGCGGCACGGCTTCGCCGGGTGGGCGGTGCGCAGCGCCGACGCCGAGGAGGTGCAGGCCCGGCTGATGTCGGCGATGCACGCGCCGGGCCGCCAGGTGCACGAGTTCGCGCTGGTGACCAAGGACGGCGGGCGGATTCTCGTGCGCACCCAGTCGGCCGCCGTGCGCGGGCCCGACGGGAAACCCGCGGGGGTGTACTGCGCGTTCAGCGAGGTGCACGCGCAGATCGACCTGGAGCGGTCCATCGCGCTGAGCGAGGCGCTGTTCGAGGACGCCGCCTGGGGGGTCGTCCTCGTCGACGCCGATCTGCGGCCCGCCGTGGTCAACGCCTACGCGGCACGGGCCCTGGGCGTCGGACGGACCTCGGCGCTGGGCCGGCCGCTCGGCGAACTGCTCGGGCAGGGCGCGCAGGAGCTGGAGGCCGCGCTGACCCACGTCCTGGCCGAAGGCGCGCCGCCCGCCCCCGCCGAGATGTGGGTCGTCGTGCGCACGCCCGAGGGCGAGCGGCGCCGCTGCTGGCGCAACGGGTTCCTGCGGCTGGCCTCGCCGCTCGCCGAGGAGCCGGTGCCGCTCGGCGTCGGCTGGCTGTTCCAGGACGTCACCGAGGCCAGGCAGGACCAGCAGGAGGCGGCCCTGCTGCGGTTCCGCTCCA
This window harbors:
- the pdxH gene encoding pyridoxamine 5'-phosphate oxidase is translated as MTDRDPLPDPVLDPAAMRKQYRADGLAEEDLATHPMDQFARWFEDAARAALHGTLYEPNAMVVSTVDAAGRPSSRTVLLKQYDTEGFVFYTNYGSRKALDLAGNPHVSLLFPWHPLARQVIVTGTARRTGRDETAAYFRTRPHGSQLGAWASAQSTVIASRSELDAAYAELEARYPEDEQVPVPPHWGGFRITPETVEFWQGRANRLHDRLRYTARPDGTWTVERLSP
- a CDS encoding PAS domain-containing protein; its protein translation is MSASRRSGATDELGPDEPGAPGSDLLAALLDGMDAALCAFDADGVVTHWNREAERILGWTAAEAVGRHGFAGWAVRSADAEEVQARLMSAMHAPGRQVHEFALVTKDGGRILVRTQSAAVRGPDGKPAGVYCAFSEVHAQIDLERSIALSEALFEDAAWGVVLVDADLRPAVVNAYAARALGVGRTSALGRPLGELLGQGAQELEAALTHVLAEGAPPAPAEMWVVVRTPEGERRRCWRNGFLRLASPLAEEPVPLGVGWLFQDVTEARQDQQEAALLRFRSNQLHRAARAAAECEDPAEAAVVHLDFALAGFADHALVDRLADGPRAEGGGDVEPVRLVRLAATPAGAPGPSLLTGAAGLPVRYPEDHPARQCVRRAGTVRAEAGEVPAERAREWALERQWPGDAVYALCAVLRSRGRTLGVLTFLRGAGRSRFERADTAYAEDVAVRIAAALDLAEAVRGR